One Mesorhizobium sp. L-2-11 genomic region harbors:
- a CDS encoding ABC transporter substrate-binding protein, producing MRYQLMTAALAVTALPFAGPAAATDLEVTHWWTSGGEAAAVAEFAKAFDATGNHWVDGAIAGSGGTARPIMISRITGGDPMGATQFNHGRQAEELVQAGLMRDLTELATRDKWAEIVQPKSLLDGCTLDGKIYCVPVNIHSWQWLWLSNAAFEKAGVPVPKNWNEYVAAAPALEKAGIIPLAVGGQPWQSSGAFDVLLTAVGGTDAFLKVYRDKDAEFAAGPEVAKVFKAADDARKMAKNTNVQDWNQATNLVISGKAGGQIMGDWAQGEFQVAGQTAGKDYTCLPGLGLNEVIATGGDAFYFPLLQDAEKSKAQEALAETLLDPKTQVAFNLKKGSLPVRGDIDLKAANDCMKKGLDILAKGSVMPWTDQLLSQDTQKQKEDLFSEFFAKPDMTVEDAQKRFADIVASAD from the coding sequence ATGCGATACCAATTGATGACCGCTGCGTTGGCGGTGACCGCGCTGCCATTCGCCGGCCCGGCGGCAGCGACAGATCTGGAAGTGACCCATTGGTGGACTTCGGGTGGCGAGGCGGCGGCGGTCGCCGAATTCGCCAAGGCGTTCGACGCGACCGGCAATCATTGGGTCGACGGCGCCATTGCCGGCTCCGGCGGCACGGCGCGGCCGATCATGATCAGCCGCATCACTGGCGGCGACCCTATGGGCGCCACCCAGTTCAACCACGGAAGGCAAGCGGAAGAACTGGTGCAGGCCGGTCTGATGCGCGATTTGACCGAGCTGGCGACCAGGGACAAGTGGGCGGAAATCGTACAGCCGAAGAGCCTGCTCGACGGCTGTACCCTCGACGGCAAGATCTATTGCGTGCCGGTCAACATCCACTCCTGGCAGTGGCTGTGGCTGTCGAACGCGGCCTTCGAAAAGGCCGGTGTGCCGGTGCCGAAGAATTGGAATGAATATGTCGCGGCCGCTCCGGCGCTGGAGAAGGCAGGCATCATACCGCTGGCGGTCGGCGGGCAGCCCTGGCAATCCTCGGGCGCCTTCGACGTGCTGCTTACGGCGGTCGGCGGCACGGACGCCTTCTTGAAGGTCTATCGCGATAAGGATGCCGAATTCGCCGCCGGGCCCGAGGTCGCCAAGGTATTCAAGGCCGCGGACGATGCCCGCAAGATGGCGAAGAACACCAATGTGCAGGACTGGAACCAGGCCACCAATCTGGTCATCTCCGGCAAGGCTGGCGGCCAGATCATGGGCGACTGGGCGCAGGGCGAGTTCCAGGTTGCCGGGCAGACCGCCGGCAAGGACTATACCTGCCTTCCCGGCCTTGGCCTGAACGAGGTCATCGCCACCGGCGGCGACGCCTTCTACTTCCCGCTGCTGCAGGACGCTGAAAAGTCCAAGGCGCAGGAGGCGCTGGCCGAAACGCTGCTCGATCCCAAGACGCAGGTCGCCTTCAACCTCAAGAAGGGCTCGCTGCCGGTGCGCGGCGATATCGACCTCAAGGCGGCGAACGATTGCATGAAGAAAGGGCTCGACATCCTGGCCAAGGGCAGTGTCATGCCCTGGACGGACCAACTGCTGTCGCAGGACACCCAAAAGCAGAAGGAGGACCTTTTCTCCGAGTTCTTCGCCAAGCCGGACATGACCGTGGAAGATGCGCAAAAGCGCTTCGCCGACATCGTCGCCTCAGCGGACTGA
- a CDS encoding VOC family protein, translated as MNHAVIARDVASSTRATDMKLEVVVIPISNVERSKRFYGDLGWRLDADFAVGDDFHAVQFTPPGSPSSIHFGKGITSATPGSARGLYLVVSDIVEAREELIAHGAEVSEIFHRAGPGKPAITGLDPERRSYFTYATFSDPDGNEWLLQEVTTRFPGRIDTNTTSYASEADLASAMRRAAEAHGEHEKRNGGQRDENWPDWYAKYMVAEQAGKPLPL; from the coding sequence ATGAACCACGCTGTTATTGCAAGAGATGTCGCGTCCTCCACGCGAGCGACAGACATGAAGCTCGAGGTCGTCGTTATCCCAATCTCGAATGTCGAGCGCTCCAAGCGCTTCTATGGCGACCTGGGCTGGCGACTCGACGCCGACTTTGCCGTCGGGGACGACTTTCACGCCGTTCAGTTCACGCCCCCGGGTTCGCCGAGCTCGATTCACTTCGGCAAGGGGATCACGTCGGCCACGCCGGGATCGGCTCGAGGACTGTATCTGGTCGTGTCGGACATCGTCGAAGCGCGCGAAGAGCTCATCGCTCACGGTGCCGAAGTGAGCGAGATTTTCCACCGCGCCGGGCCTGGAAAGCCGGCCATCACAGGTCTGGATCCGGAACGCCGCAGTTACTTCACCTACGCCACGTTCAGTGATCCGGACGGCAATGAGTGGCTGCTGCAGGAAGTCACTACCCGGTTTCCCGGCCGGATCGACACCAACACGACAAGTTACGCTTCTGAGGCCGATCTTGCCTCTGCGATGCGGCGGGCAGCTGAGGCCCATGGCGAGCACGAGAAGCGCAACGGCGGCCAACGCGATGAGAATTGGCCGGACTGGTACGCCAAGTACATGGTGGCGGAACAGGCCGGCAAGCCGCTGCCGCTCTAA
- a CDS encoding alpha/beta fold hydrolase: MTEQIDLHRRHLLGVAVTTVAAAQFAMTGSAYAQSSITKPDANTIEPEANTSFGPLKQVKAGVLDIGYAEVGPSKGSVVILLHGWPYDIHTYVDVAAILASRGFRVIVPYLRGYGSTQFLSSETPRNGQQAVVAVDVIALMDALQIDKAIVGGCDWGARTANIIAALWPERCKALVSVSGYLIGSQEANKMPLPPKAELQWWYQYYFATERGQAGYEKYRWDFAKLIWQIASPQWNFDDATFERSARAFDNPDHVAVVIHNYRWRLGLAEGEPQYDVLEQRLAKAPVIGVPTITLEGDANGAPHPDPSAYAKMFSGKYEHRLISGGIGHNLPQEAPRAFADAILEVASLA; encoded by the coding sequence ATGACCGAACAGATCGACCTCCATCGGCGGCACCTTTTGGGCGTGGCCGTCACCACCGTCGCGGCCGCTCAGTTTGCCATGACGGGCTCGGCATATGCGCAGTCCAGCATTACAAAACCGGACGCCAACACAATCGAACCAGAAGCGAACACGTCGTTCGGTCCGTTGAAGCAGGTTAAAGCTGGCGTACTCGACATTGGATATGCCGAAGTCGGTCCTAGCAAAGGGTCGGTCGTCATCCTCCTGCATGGATGGCCGTACGATATCCACACCTATGTCGACGTTGCGGCTATCTTGGCGTCGAGGGGCTTTCGCGTCATCGTCCCCTATCTGCGCGGCTACGGCTCGACGCAGTTTCTCTCCAGCGAAACACCGCGAAATGGCCAGCAGGCGGTGGTCGCCGTCGATGTCATCGCGCTGATGGATGCACTGCAGATCGATAAGGCGATTGTCGGCGGTTGCGACTGGGGCGCACGCACGGCCAACATCATTGCGGCACTGTGGCCGGAACGCTGCAAGGCCTTGGTTTCGGTCAGCGGCTACCTGATCGGCAGCCAGGAGGCCAACAAGATGCCTCTGCCGCCAAAGGCCGAGCTGCAGTGGTGGTACCAGTACTACTTCGCCACCGAACGCGGCCAGGCCGGCTACGAAAAGTACCGGTGGGATTTTGCCAAGCTGATCTGGCAGATTGCCTCGCCGCAGTGGAATTTCGACGATGCCACGTTCGAGCGCAGCGCCAGGGCCTTCGACAATCCGGATCATGTGGCGGTCGTCATCCACAATTACCGCTGGCGGCTCGGCCTCGCAGAAGGCGAACCCCAATATGACGTTCTGGAGCAGCGGCTTGCAAAGGCGCCGGTGATCGGCGTGCCGACGATCACCCTTGAGGGGGACGCCAACGGCGCGCCGCATCCCGACCCCAGCGCCTACGCGAAGATGTTCTCCGGCAAATACGAGCACCGGCTCATATCCGGCGGCATAGGGCATAATCTTCCGCAAGAAGCCCCGCGGGCATTTGCAGACGCCATACTGGAGGTGGCGAGCCTGGCCTGA
- a CDS encoding epoxide hydrolase family protein encodes MSARSLTRRHLLAATAAAGAIALLPGAALATGGGNSIRPFTVNIPQEEIDELRRRIMATRWPDQETVADRSQGIQLARLQEIVRYWGTEHDWRKAEAKLNALPQFMTEIDGLDIHFLHVRSKQPNALPLIMTHGWPGSVFELIQTVGPLTDPTQHGGRPEDAFDLVLPSMPGYGFSGKPRGVGWNPDRIASAWAELMQRLGYDHYVAQGGDWGAPVSSALARQAPKGLLGIHINLPATIPADAAAVLAAGGPAPASLTEKEGVAFGSLENFYKKYRAYAAMMGTRPQAIGYALTDSPAGLAGWMYDYNNGEPERLLSRDEMLDNVTLYWLTNSATSAARLYWETMGQSVLLAAAQKTSDISLPVAISVFPEEVYRAPETWARRAYPNLIYFNEVNKGGHFAAWEEPELFSAELRAAFRSLRPAH; translated from the coding sequence ATGTCGGCACGATCACTTACTCGACGGCATCTACTTGCAGCGACAGCGGCAGCCGGGGCCATCGCGCTTCTTCCGGGAGCAGCGTTGGCAACGGGCGGCGGCAACTCGATCCGCCCGTTCACCGTCAACATCCCGCAGGAAGAGATTGACGAGCTTCGCCGGCGCATAATGGCGACACGCTGGCCGGACCAGGAGACCGTCGCCGATCGGTCGCAGGGCATTCAGCTCGCAAGATTGCAGGAGATCGTCCGTTACTGGGGAACCGAGCACGACTGGCGCAAGGCTGAGGCAAAGCTGAATGCCCTGCCGCAGTTCATGACCGAGATCGACGGGCTCGACATCCACTTCCTTCACGTTCGATCGAAGCAACCCAACGCCCTGCCGCTAATCATGACGCATGGTTGGCCCGGCTCCGTCTTCGAACTGATCCAGACGGTCGGCCCGCTCACGGACCCCACGCAGCATGGCGGCAGGCCTGAGGATGCCTTCGACCTGGTGCTGCCCTCGATGCCCGGCTACGGGTTCTCCGGCAAGCCGCGCGGCGTGGGCTGGAATCCAGACCGCATCGCAAGTGCCTGGGCCGAACTGATGCAGCGCCTGGGCTACGACCACTACGTTGCCCAGGGCGGCGACTGGGGCGCGCCCGTTTCAAGCGCGTTGGCACGCCAGGCGCCAAAGGGATTGCTTGGCATCCACATCAACTTGCCGGCAACGATACCGGCGGACGCGGCCGCAGTGCTTGCCGCCGGCGGGCCGGCGCCAGCCAGCCTCACCGAGAAGGAAGGTGTGGCGTTCGGTTCGCTCGAAAACTTCTACAAGAAATATCGGGCCTACGCGGCAATGATGGGCACGCGGCCACAGGCAATTGGCTACGCATTGACGGATTCGCCGGCCGGGCTCGCCGGCTGGATGTACGACTACAACAACGGCGAACCCGAGCGCCTGCTCAGCAGGGACGAGATGCTGGATAACGTCACGCTGTACTGGCTGACGAACAGCGCGACTTCGGCGGCGCGGCTCTACTGGGAGACGATGGGCCAGAGCGTGCTTCTCGCAGCGGCGCAGAAAACCTCCGATATCTCGCTCCCGGTCGCCATCTCGGTATTCCCCGAAGAGGTCTATCGAGCGCCCGAGACCTGGGCCCGGCGCGCCTATCCCAACCTGATCTACTTCAACGAAGTGAACAAGGGCGGACACTTCGCCGCCTGGGAGGAGCCGGAGCTCTTCTCGGCCGAACTGCGCGCCGCCTTCAGGTCTCTGCGGCCGGCACACTAA
- a CDS encoding adenylate/guanylate cyclase domain-containing protein translates to MNTGRDRFRRPLQWLLAPIVGAVAGLAYALMFDVEALHSAVRGVFIGTPILLYERGVILRRWRDIIRQAATPVFVVATIATYGLMILIGNAAAGTALHHLIGYMSTAREAMVMSESGLLYSLGVSTLVAFVFRLRDLIGPSLFTSLLLGRYHRPIEEKRIFLFLDVSGSTHFAERYGDLETQAYLGQIFNALASPVRRSQGSIDDYIGDMALVTWPMDRGMRDAACLRCVFDFAAAIRDQAAAWQARFGQVPEFRAVLHCGSVVTAEIGLERHKIAYFGDVVNTTGRLESLSKALGQPILVSADLLAGIRVLPPHVVTENLGFHVIRGRDEPLQISAVRLASGS, encoded by the coding sequence ATGAACACTGGCCGGGACCGCTTTCGTCGCCCTTTGCAGTGGCTCCTCGCACCCATTGTGGGGGCAGTAGCGGGCTTGGCCTACGCGCTGATGTTCGACGTCGAGGCCCTGCACTCCGCAGTCAGGGGCGTGTTCATCGGAACTCCTATTCTGTTGTATGAGCGCGGCGTTATCTTGCGCCGATGGCGCGATATCATCCGGCAAGCGGCAACGCCGGTCTTCGTCGTGGCTACGATCGCAACCTACGGTTTGATGATCTTGATCGGCAACGCCGCCGCCGGCACAGCGCTTCACCATCTCATCGGCTATATGAGCACCGCGCGGGAAGCCATGGTGATGTCGGAGTCCGGTCTTCTGTATTCACTCGGTGTCTCCACGCTCGTCGCATTCGTGTTCCGACTGCGTGACCTTATCGGGCCGAGCCTGTTCACCAGCCTGCTTCTTGGGCGCTATCATCGGCCCATCGAGGAGAAGCGCATCTTTCTGTTTCTCGATGTCAGCGGATCCACGCACTTCGCGGAGCGATACGGCGATCTGGAGACCCAGGCCTATCTCGGACAGATATTCAACGCACTTGCGTCTCCCGTTCGTCGCTCCCAGGGCTCTATTGACGACTATATCGGCGATATGGCGCTGGTCACCTGGCCCATGGATCGCGGCATGCGGGACGCCGCGTGTCTTCGTTGCGTCTTCGACTTCGCGGCGGCCATAAGGGATCAGGCGGCGGCGTGGCAAGCGCGTTTCGGGCAAGTGCCGGAGTTTCGCGCCGTCCTGCATTGCGGGTCGGTGGTAACGGCTGAGATTGGCCTTGAGCGACACAAGATCGCGTATTTCGGCGATGTCGTGAACACCACTGGACGTCTGGAGTCGCTATCCAAGGCTCTCGGTCAACCTATTCTGGTCTCCGCAGATCTTCTCGCCGGTATCCGTGTTCTACCTCCACATGTCGTCACGGAGAACCTCGGATTTCATGTGATTAGAGGCCGAGATGAACCGCTTCAGATCTCAGCCGTAAGGCTAGCATCGGGAAGCTGA
- a CDS encoding SDR family NAD(P)-dependent oxidoreductase: MTHSKMGIAMVTGASAGIGAIYADRLARRGYDLILVARSQERLDEVARRIAGSTNRNVSAVAADLNDKADLGRIETLLGADPAITMLVNNAGIGAVAPLLESDIDKMQAMIGLNITALTRLTYAAAPAFVARGGGTIINISSAVAIAPEILNGVYGATKAFVLAFSLSLHKELADKKLRIQAVLPGAIATNFWDVSGGSLDDLPSKAIMQSDDLVDAALAGLDQGELVTIPSLPDVADWHAYEAARQKLIPNLSLNTSPARYGIAVAA; this comes from the coding sequence ATGACGCATTCCAAAATGGGCATCGCGATGGTGACCGGCGCCTCCGCCGGGATTGGAGCGATCTACGCCGACCGGCTCGCGCGCCGCGGCTATGACCTCATTCTCGTGGCGCGCAGCCAGGAGAGGCTGGACGAAGTGGCCAGGCGCATCGCCGGCTCAACGAATCGCAACGTCAGCGCCGTTGCGGCTGACCTCAACGACAAGGCGGATCTGGGCCGGATCGAGACCTTGCTCGGCGCCGATCCCGCCATCACGATGCTGGTCAATAACGCTGGCATCGGCGCCGTCGCGCCGCTCTTGGAATCCGACATCGACAAGATGCAAGCGATGATCGGGCTCAACATCACGGCGTTGACCCGCTTGACTTATGCAGCGGCTCCGGCCTTTGTGGCGCGAGGCGGCGGCACAATCATCAACATCTCGTCAGCGGTCGCCATCGCGCCGGAAATCCTCAACGGCGTCTATGGCGCGACGAAAGCCTTTGTGCTCGCTTTCAGCCTGTCGCTCCACAAGGAGCTTGCGGACAAGAAGCTGCGCATCCAGGCGGTTCTGCCCGGCGCCATCGCCACCAATTTCTGGGACGTATCAGGAGGTTCACTCGACGATCTGCCGAGCAAGGCGATCATGCAGTCCGATGACCTCGTCGACGCGGCCCTTGCCGGCCTCGACCAGGGCGAGTTGGTGACTATTCCCTCGCTTCCCGACGTCGCCGACTGGCACGCCTATGAGGCGGCGCGGCAGAAACTCATCCCAAATCTTTCGCTCAACACCTCGCCAGCGCGGTACGGCATCGCCGTGGCCGCGTAA
- a CDS encoding cupin domain-containing protein has product MKTFRMIAAATLFAGAVLTPLLAQTEEAQLLGVGRTDLLRADLGIPGREVIQVLVEFAPGVTAPWHAHPGEEIAYVVEGQLEYTLQGKPPLTLSAGDTLFIPQGTSHTAKNVGSGKALELATYIVEKGKPLVALDE; this is encoded by the coding sequence ATGAAAACGTTTCGAATGATCGCGGCGGCGACGCTTTTTGCCGGTGCTGTTCTCACGCCGCTGCTGGCGCAAACCGAAGAGGCACAATTGCTCGGTGTAGGGCGCACCGACTTGCTGCGGGCGGACCTCGGCATCCCCGGACGTGAAGTCATTCAGGTGCTTGTCGAATTCGCCCCGGGCGTGACGGCGCCTTGGCACGCGCATCCTGGCGAAGAGATCGCCTATGTCGTCGAGGGCCAGCTGGAGTACACGCTCCAGGGTAAGCCGCCGCTGACACTCAGCGCCGGCGATACGCTCTTTATCCCACAGGGAACAAGCCACACGGCCAAGAACGTGGGCAGCGGCAAAGCGCTCGAGCTCGCTACCTACATCGTCGAAAAAGGAAAGCCGCTCGTCGCGCTGGATGAATAA
- a CDS encoding LacI family transcriptional regulator has product MDRDQTEKDDEASGRPTLKTLAFMTGLGVTTVSRALKDAPEIGAETRRRVQLVARQIGYRPNRAGVRLRTGKTNVISLVLNTEREIMSFVSDIIYGVSEVIADTPYHLIVTPYSRTQDPLDPIRYLMETGSADGVIISRTQPNDPRARYMLERGIPFATHGRTGLIHPYHDFDNYAFAADSVRHLAGIGRRRLALLAPPVELTYHGHTLDGFTDALSEVGASEIPFNTVSVDHSIEQIRMRTAQLMRRDVRPDGFVSSAAAATLAIVAGIEDAGLKLGRDVDVVSKQSSDLLHLFRRELLVVNENFRLAGAELARSVLGWIGGAAPGSLQSLNKPTGVLAYRGSD; this is encoded by the coding sequence ATGGACAGAGATCAGACGGAAAAAGACGACGAGGCGTCGGGCCGGCCGACATTGAAGACGCTTGCCTTCATGACCGGGCTGGGCGTCACCACCGTGTCGCGGGCGCTGAAGGACGCGCCCGAGATCGGCGCCGAAACAAGGCGGCGCGTCCAGCTCGTCGCCAGGCAGATCGGTTATCGCCCCAACCGTGCCGGTGTGCGCCTGCGGACCGGCAAGACCAATGTCATCAGCCTGGTGCTCAACACCGAGCGCGAGATCATGAGCTTTGTCTCTGACATCATCTACGGCGTTTCGGAAGTCATCGCCGACACGCCCTACCACCTGATCGTCACGCCCTATTCACGCACCCAGGACCCCCTGGACCCGATACGTTATCTCATGGAAACCGGCTCCGCCGACGGCGTCATCATTTCGCGCACCCAGCCGAATGACCCCAGGGCCCGTTACATGCTGGAGCGAGGCATTCCCTTTGCCACGCATGGCCGCACGGGGCTGATCCACCCCTATCATGATTTCGACAACTATGCTTTCGCGGCCGATTCTGTGCGCCACCTGGCCGGCATCGGCCGCCGCCGGCTGGCTCTGCTGGCGCCTCCAGTCGAGCTGACCTACCACGGTCATACGCTGGACGGCTTCACCGATGCGCTCAGCGAGGTCGGCGCCAGCGAGATCCCGTTCAACACCGTTTCGGTCGATCATTCGATCGAGCAGATCAGGATGAGGACCGCGCAGCTGATGCGCCGCGACGTCAGGCCGGACGGTTTCGTCAGCAGTGCCGCTGCCGCGACACTGGCCATCGTCGCCGGCATCGAGGACGCCGGCCTCAAGCTCGGCCGGGACGTCGACGTGGTGTCCAAGCAGTCGTCCGACCTGCTGCACCTGTTCCGCAGGGAATTGCTGGTCGTCAACGAGAACTTCCGGCTGGCCGGCGCCGAGCTCGCCCGCTCGGTGCTGGGCTGGATCGGCGGCGCAGCACCTGGCTCCCTGCAGAGCCTGAACAAGCCGACCGGGGTTCTGGCCTATCGCGGCTCCGACTAG
- a CDS encoding PAS domain-containing sensor histidine kinase, translated as MHDGIGDTFVLARRCLIIEPTPRHNGRRDHAGALSRARDIRERTAMEIEQTRVLDALPAMVWTAKPDGHVDFVNRRWSEYTGLDLDQVRRSGWQAATDPQDLPNLIESWRSMLACGEPGEMEARMRRVDGQYRWFVIHCSPMRDDVGRIVEWYAINTDIDQRKRAEETLRQDEARLTAAERDIRQTIDTIPVFVATYSPDGTRTFVNRTWQDYMGLTLEDATGPSGKTFPHFYPDDVERNDAAWKVALESGEPLTIDVRVRRADGQYRWHTSRRVPHRDENGRVIRWYSVGIDIDDQRRAEEALLASRHDLGLIINTIPVMAWSARPDGSPDFFNQHYLHYVGLSIGQSKDWEPAGPLSEYWDLTAAVHPDDVDRLAATWEAILASGKSGETEARLRRFDGKYRWFLFRANPLRDEAGNIVKWYGTHTDIHGRKRAEDALKRSEAFLSEGQYLARMGNLSWQVATGKITWSEPLYRIFEFEPGTLVTLERIASRVHPEDLPLMGDMVERAQRGDGDFEYQHRIVLPDLSVKHLHLIAHRARNDSGHIEYVGAVLDITQRRSSEEALEKVRSELAQATRAMSLGVLTASIAHEVNQPLSGIVTNAGTCLRMLAADPPNVDGARETARRTIRDGNRAADVIARLRALFAKKATIVEPVDLNNAAAEVVALLSGDLQRNKVLLQTQLADGLPLVGGDRVQLQQVIMNLLRNASDAMVAVDDRPRLVVLGTRLGEDGKVHLFVRDTGIGFDAQGAERLFDAFYTTKAEGMGMGLSVSRSIVESHGGRLWAEANVGPGSTFSFSIHEYLRAESPPAHPPGAISAPTSGSASIQRGFS; from the coding sequence TTGCACGATGGTATCGGCGATACCTTTGTATTGGCCCGGCGATGCCTCATCATCGAACCGACACCAAGGCACAATGGACGCCGCGATCACGCCGGCGCATTGTCACGCGCACGCGATATCCGCGAAAGGACCGCAATGGAGATCGAACAGACCCGCGTTTTGGATGCACTTCCGGCGATGGTATGGACCGCGAAACCGGACGGGCACGTCGACTTCGTCAATCGACGCTGGTCAGAATATACGGGGCTCGATCTTGATCAGGTCCGCCGCTCCGGGTGGCAGGCTGCGACCGACCCGCAAGACTTGCCGAACCTGATCGAGAGTTGGCGATCGATGCTGGCTTGCGGGGAACCCGGCGAAATGGAAGCGCGCATGCGGCGCGTCGACGGGCAATACCGATGGTTCGTGATCCACTGCAGTCCGATGCGTGACGATGTCGGTCGTATCGTCGAGTGGTATGCGATCAACACCGACATCGATCAAAGGAAGCGCGCCGAAGAAACGCTTCGGCAGGACGAGGCGAGGCTAACCGCCGCAGAACGAGATATTCGGCAGACGATCGATACGATCCCCGTATTCGTTGCAACATACAGTCCGGACGGAACGCGCACTTTCGTGAACCGGACGTGGCAAGACTACATGGGCCTCACACTTGAGGACGCGACAGGTCCATCTGGGAAGACATTTCCGCATTTCTATCCGGATGATGTAGAACGGAACGATGCGGCGTGGAAAGTTGCACTGGAAAGCGGCGAGCCGCTTACCATTGACGTGCGGGTCAGGCGCGCCGATGGACAATATCGCTGGCACACATCTCGCCGTGTGCCCCATCGCGACGAAAACGGACGCGTCATCCGTTGGTATTCGGTCGGCATAGACATTGACGACCAGAGGCGCGCCGAAGAGGCGCTGCTTGCGAGCAGGCACGATCTTGGCCTCATCATCAACACCATACCCGTGATGGCATGGTCGGCTCGTCCTGACGGGTCACCTGATTTCTTCAACCAGCATTATCTCCACTACGTGGGCCTCTCCATTGGCCAGTCAAAGGACTGGGAGCCGGCTGGTCCGTTGTCCGAGTATTGGGACTTGACTGCGGCTGTCCATCCCGACGACGTAGACCGACTTGCCGCCACATGGGAGGCTATATTGGCGTCAGGCAAGTCGGGCGAAACGGAAGCACGCCTCCGCCGCTTCGACGGCAAGTATCGGTGGTTCCTGTTTCGGGCCAATCCCCTGCGCGACGAAGCCGGAAACATCGTCAAATGGTACGGCACGCATACCGACATCCACGGGCGAAAGCGTGCCGAAGACGCGCTCAAGCGCAGCGAAGCATTCCTGTCGGAGGGTCAGTACCTGGCCCGCATGGGGAATTTGTCCTGGCAAGTCGCAACGGGCAAGATCACCTGGTCCGAGCCTCTTTACCGCATCTTCGAATTCGAGCCGGGTACGCTCGTAACGCTCGAACGAATAGCCAGCCGAGTTCATCCCGAAGACCTGCCTCTGATGGGGGACATGGTTGAACGGGCGCAGCGCGGTGATGGCGACTTTGAATACCAGCACCGGATTGTCTTGCCCGACCTGTCGGTCAAGCACCTGCACCTGATCGCCCACCGCGCACGCAACGATTCCGGCCACATCGAGTATGTTGGCGCGGTTCTTGACATCACGCAACGGCGGAGCTCCGAAGAGGCGCTGGAGAAAGTCCGATCCGAACTTGCACAAGCTACGCGGGCTATGAGCTTGGGCGTGTTGACCGCGTCGATTGCACACGAAGTGAACCAACCGCTCTCGGGCATTGTCACCAACGCCGGCACCTGCCTTCGCATGCTGGCGGCCGACCCGCCTAATGTTGACGGCGCGCGGGAAACTGCGCGGCGCACAATCAGGGATGGCAACCGCGCGGCTGATGTGATCGCCCGGCTTCGCGCTCTGTTCGCCAAAAAGGCCACGATTGTTGAACCGGTCGATCTCAACAACGCGGCGGCAGAGGTGGTCGCATTGCTTTCGGGAGACCTTCAGCGAAACAAGGTGCTCCTTCAGACCCAGCTTGCAGACGGACTCCCGCTCGTCGGCGGCGATCGGGTCCAACTGCAACAGGTCATCATGAACCTGTTGCGCAACGCATCCGACGCGATGGTCGCCGTCGACGATCGACCAAGACTTGTCGTGCTTGGCACTCGGCTTGGGGAGGACGGAAAGGTGCACCTTTTTGTGCGGGATACCGGAATCGGGTTCGATGCTCAGGGTGCGGAGCGGCTCTTCGATGCTTTCTACACGACGAAAGCCGAGGGCATGGGAATGGGCCTGTCCGTCAGTCGTTCCATCGTCGAAAGCCATGGCGGGCGGCTTTGGGCGGAGGCGAATGTCGGTCCTGGATCGACCTTCTCGTTTTCAATCCACGAATATCTCCGCGCAGAGTCACCACCTGCCCATCCGCCTGGCGCCATATCGGCACCGACCAGCGGCAGCGCCTCAATACAACGAGGTTTTTCATGA